Within Myceligenerans xiligouense, the genomic segment CCACGAGCACGCCCAGCGCGAGAAGCGCGAGCCCCGAGGCGCGCAGTTCGCCGAGCAGCGGGGTGCCCTCGGCCAGGGCGATGCCGTACCCGGCGTAGAACGCCCGTGGCGCGAGGGCCACGCCCGCGCCGACGACGACCAGCGTGGCGCCCGTCAGGGCGAGCAGCCACCGCGAAACCCGTCGGGTCATGCGGGCCGGCCCGCCATGAGTGCTTCCGTGAGCACGGCTCGCACGCTGCGGGGCTCGCGCCCGAGGATGTGGCGCACGCCGTCGGCCGGCGTCTCGTTGCGGCCGTCGAACACCTCGCGGCAGAGCTCGGTCAGGAGGGTCGCGGTCTCGGCGCCCGCCTCCTCGGTCACGGCGGCGTGGAACTCCTCGAAGCCCATCGGGACGTACTGGACATCGCGCCCGGTGAGTTCCGTGAGCAGGCTCGCGACCTCGCCGAAGGTCAGCGCCTCCGGTCCCGTCAGCTCGTACCGGCGGCCCTCGTGCCCGTCCTCCGTCAGGACCGTGGTGACCACGGCGGCGATGTCGTCCACGTCGACGAACGGCTCGCGCGTGTCCCCGGCCGCGATGGCGAGCACGCCGGTCTCCAGCGCCGAGCTCAGCGGGCCCTCGGTGAAGTTCTGGGTGAACCAGCCGGCGCTGACGACCGTCGCGGGGACACCGGAGCCGAGCACGATCTCCTCGCAGCGGCGGGCGCCCTGCTCGCCGCGACCGGACAGCAGCACGAGGCGTCGCACGCCGGCCTCGCGGGCGACCTTCGTGAGCCGGGTGATCGCGACGTCCGCGCCCGGGGCGGCGAGGTCGGGTACGTACGTGACGTACAGGCGGTCGACGCCGTGCAGGGCCTGGGGCCAGCCGTCGGGCTGCTCCCAGTCGAACCGCGGGCTGGTGCCGCGAGCGAGCCGGCGGACGGCGTGGCCGCCGGTCTCGAGCAGGTCGGCGACGCGCCGACCGGTCTTACCGGTGGCGCCGACGACGGCGAAGGTGGGCTGGGTGGTGGTGGTTTCCATGCGTCCACCCTGCGTTCCGCGCGCCGGACGGAACAGCTCCCGGAGTCCGCGCTTCTGTGCTGATCGTCCGGGAGCGCGGACGTTCGGTAGATCGGCATGCCAGGCTGGACGCATGGTCAACGCGCACCCGGCTCCCTTCGCCGGACCAGCCACGCCCCCGGGCCCCGAGGTCGGCCTGCCGACGCCACCCCGCAGCCTGCCGACCGGCCCCCCGAGCCCGCCGGCCGGCCGGGTCGAGCCGGCCGACCCGCTGGGCGACGGACTCCACCTGCTCCGCTTCACCGGTGCGCTGTACTGCCAGGCCGACCTCACGGCCCCCTGGGGTGTCGAGTTCCCCCGGATCGAGCCGTGCATGATGCTGCCCGTCGTCCTCACCGGGCGGTGCGTCCTGGAGATCGGGGACGAGCGGCACATCCTGGAGGCGGGTGGTGCCGCGCTGATCACGCACGGCACGCCGCACCGCCTGCTGAGCGCGCCCGGCGCGCCGAGCACCGGGCTCTTCGACATCCCCGTCGAGCGGGTGGGCGAGACCTACGAGCGCATGCGGTTCGGCGGCGGGGGTGAGCGCACGCAGATCGCCTACGCCGCGATGACCGTCGACGAGCCGCTCACGGCACGGTTCGTCGCGGAACTGCCCGACGTGATCCGGGTGGACGCCTGGGACGACGGCGAGCCCGGTGCCTTCGGAACGGTGCTGCGCCTGCTGGCCCACGAGGCGCAGACCCTGGAGCCGGGAGGCGAGGCGGTGATGACGAGGCTCGCGGACGTGCTCGTCATCCAGGTGCTGCGCCGGTGGTTGCGCGACGCACGCGAGGCGAGCACCGGCTGGCTCGCCGCGCTCCGGGACCCGCACGTGGGCCGGGCGCTCGGGCGCGTCCACGCGCAGCCGGAGCTCGACTGGAGCCTGGTGGACCTGGCGCGGCTGGCCGGCATGTCCCGGTCCGCGTTCGCCGAGCGGTTCACCGCCCTCCTGGGGGAGCCCCCGATGCGCTACCTGGCCCGCTGGCGCCTGGAGCAGGCGTACGTCGCGCTGACGACCACCAGCGACCCGGTCGCCGTGATCTCCCGCCGGGTCGGTTACGGCTCCGAGGCCGCGTTCGGCCGGGCCTTCAAACGCCATCACGGCACGTCTCCCGGCGCGGTACGCCGGTCCGGCCCGGCCCGGTCCGCGGGCTCGCTGCGGACGGTCA encodes:
- a CDS encoding NmrA family NAD(P)-binding protein; this encodes METTTTQPTFAVVGATGKTGRRVADLLETGGHAVRRLARGTSPRFDWEQPDGWPQALHGVDRLYVTYVPDLAAPGADVAITRLTKVAREAGVRRLVLLSGRGEQGARRCEEIVLGSGVPATVVSAGWFTQNFTEGPLSSALETGVLAIAAGDTREPFVDVDDIAAVVTTVLTEDGHEGRRYELTGPEALTFGEVASLLTELTGRDVQYVPMGFEEFHAAVTEEAGAETATLLTELCREVFDGRNETPADGVRHILGREPRSVRAVLTEALMAGRPA
- a CDS encoding AraC family transcriptional regulator, whose translation is MVNAHPAPFAGPATPPGPEVGLPTPPRSLPTGPPSPPAGRVEPADPLGDGLHLLRFTGALYCQADLTAPWGVEFPRIEPCMMLPVVLTGRCVLEIGDERHILEAGGAALITHGTPHRLLSAPGAPSTGLFDIPVERVGETYERMRFGGGGERTQIAYAAMTVDEPLTARFVAELPDVIRVDAWDDGEPGAFGTVLRLLAHEAQTLEPGGEAVMTRLADVLVIQVLRRWLRDAREASTGWLAALRDPHVGRALGRVHAQPELDWSLVDLARLAGMSRSAFAERFTALLGEPPMRYLARWRLEQAYVALTTTSDPVAVISRRVGYGSEAAFGRAFKRHHGTSPGAVRRSGPARSAGSLRTVTDAIG